GTTACTGCCATCTTCTTTTACCGTTTCCTCTTCGTCGTCATCTATCACTTTTTCCGCCAGAGATTGGATCTTTTCCTCCAGATCTTCGACCTCCGACTTGGTTTTCTTTTTATTATTTTCCATTTCAGTCGCCACCCCTCTTTCTTTTAACGAGCAGTCTGCGTAGCTCTATCCTCCTGATCAACAAGGCTGCTTTCGCTTCCTCGTCTTCCAGTGTAGATAATCGCCGATCTATTTCGGCGATCTGTTCTTCGACTAATCTTTTATTTGTGTATTCTCCGGTGCTGTCTAAAATCTTGAGAGCTGTACTCTCATCTATGCAACTGGATGCCAGCTCAATCAGCTCTCTTCCGAGTTCCACGTCAACCAGATCGAGAAGTTCCTCGAGCTCCAGCCCCTTCTTCATGCCTCTCAAAAGCTCCCTGAATTCCTTCCTCTGCTCAAGGAGCTCCAGTTGCCTTGCGGCACGACTACGCAGGATCGGGTATTGGAGGTAGACGCGTAGAATATCTTTGTTCCTGAGATTTATAGGCGTCTTTTGGTCAAGTTGATCCAGCTCCCTGGATTCCTTTCTGGTGAACCTTACCAGTTCGTCTTCGGAAAAACCGGTCTTCTCCGAAAGTGCCCTTAAGGTCATCTCTCTGGCAGAAAAATTACCACTCGAACCAAAAGCCTCGATGTAAGGCTTGAGATATTCGATCAGATGTTTTTTCGCCTGTGAAAGTGAAAGATCTAGCTTCCTCGAGTAAAACTCTACTCTGAAAATCGACCCAGGAATCGACATCGAAAGGGCATCACTGATCCCCTGAGAACCCTTCAGGGCGAAGAGCTCGGCAGGATCCTTCGCCCCCTTAACCATTGCCACAGCCGTCGAGAAATCCATTTTTTCAGCGATGTCTATCGAGCGTAAAGATGCAGATTGGCCGGCCGAATCGGAATCGAGAAAGAAAAGAAGGTTCTTCGTGTAATTCCCTAAAATGCGTAGATGCCCTTCGGTCAGTGCGGTGCCGAGAAGGCCGACTACGTTGACTACTCCGGCCTGGTAAAGAGCCATGACGTCGAAATAGCCTTCCACTATCACCGCATAATCGAGCTCCTTGATCACACCCCTGGCCCTGGAAAGATTGAACAACAAGCGGTTCTTCTGAAAATATCTGGTTTCCGGAGAGTTTATGTATTTCGATCCCTGGCCGCCAGAAGTGAGCCTTCCTCCGAAACCGACTATACGTCCAGATTCGTTGCTGATCGGCACTATTAGCCTTCCTTCGAATCTATCCTTCAGCGATCCTCCTCTACGGTACGCGATTCCCATATCGATCATAGTCTTTTCATCTACTGAGAGTTTCGACGCCAAAAAGGTACCAAAGGTTCCATTGTTGGGCGAATAACCCAGCTGGAACTCCCTGATCGTGCTCTCGGAGATCTTGCGTTCGTTGACCAGATACTCCAGGATACTCGAATTACGGCTTTCGAAGAGCTCACACGAATATAGCCCGGAGAGTCTTGTCAACACAGAGGTATAGCGGTCATATTCAGACTCGCCGTTATCGATTTTGATCTGTACTCCGGCAAGGTCCGCAAGCCTCCTGATCGCTTCCGAGAATGATATACTCTCTATCTTCTGATAGAAAGAGATCAGATCACCCTTCTCGCCGCAACCGAAGCAGTGATAGAAGCCTCTCTGGGGGTGGACGTAAAATGAAGGATCGTTATCGTTGTGAAATGGGCACAATCCCCTGTAAGAGCTTCCGGCCTTCTGCAGGTTCACGTACCGACCAATGAAATCGACGATATTTATGGCTTTTTTGATCTCGTCGAGTTCTTCTTTAGTGAACACTGAATCACCACCGGCAAAAAATGGGCCCATACTCTCTCAGGTACGGGCCCAGCTTATGTAAGAGTAATTAACGTTTGGAGAATTGAGGAGCTCTTCTTGCTTTCTTCAAACCATACTTTTTTCTTTCGACTTCTCTGGAATCCCTTGATAGAAGCCCGTTCTGTCTTAGAAGACCCTTCAGATCTGGGCTGAACTTGACCAAGGCTCTCGCTATACCCAGACTTATTGCGCCGGCTTGACCGGCCAAACCGCCTCCGTCAACCCTGATAAGCATATCGAATCTGCCGATGGTGTTGGTCATAACGACTGGCTTTAAAGCGTGGCGCACCCAGGCGTCGTTACTGAGGTATCCTTTGAGATCCCCGTATTCCTTGCCGTTTATCAGATACTTTCCACTGCCCGGTCTTAAATGAACTCTGGCCACGGCAGTCTTTCTTCTTCCAGTTCCGTAATAATCCACAAAATCAGCCATACGTCAACCCCCTCATTTCACCAGTACTACAAGCTCGGGCTTCTGCGCTTGATGGTCGTGTTCGGGACCCGCATAGACCTTCAGCTTCTTCAACATCTTGTCTCCAAGAGCCTTCTTGGGAAGCATCCTCTTCACGGCCAGTCTTATGACTCTGTCGGGAGCCTTCTCCATCATCTGCCTGGCCGTTCTCTCCTTGATACCACCCGGATAACCGGAGTGTCTGTAATAAATTTTTTGATCCAGCTTCTTGCCGGTCAGTTTAACCTTGTCGGCATTTACTACGATGACAAAGTCACCGGTATCGATGTGGGGGGTGTAGAGAGGTTTGTTCTTTCCCATAAGGACCATGGCTACCTGCCCTGCGAGTCTTCCTAGAGGGACATCGGTGGCATCGATTAGGTACCATTTTCTCTCTATCTTGTTTCCATTATGATCAACGAGGTAACCGAGAGTCTTCTCGATCTCGCCTTTTCTCTTCGTTTGCACCTTTGAGTGGGTAACTGCCCATCTGCACAAAGGTGTTTTCTGTATTTTCATAAGACACAATCCTCCTTAACAGAACAGCTCACTCGCTGTAGACACTGGCGTACTTACGGTTGTTTCTGAGCTCGAAATGAACCTTTCCATCGACTAGAGCGAAGAGAGTGTGATCTCTTCCAAGTCCTACATTGTTTCCGGCATGGATCTTAGTACCCCTCTGTCTGACTATTATCGTTCCAGCTTTTACGAGAGAAGCCTCGCCTCTCTTAATACCGAGGTACTTCGGGTTACTGTCTCTACCGTTGGATCTTCCCGCGCTCTTTCGGGCCATATCACTTCACCCCCAGTTCGATCTTCTCGATCGTAACCTCTGTGAACCACTGCCTGTGGCCGTTGACTCTGTCGAAGTTCTTACGCGGCCCGAATTTCACAACCAGTACTTTTTTGCCTCTACCGTGTGAAACAACTTTGCCTACAACCTTTGCGCCGTCCACGTAAGGCTTGCCAACTTTCGTTCCTTCCCCGTCGCGGACAAGTAAAACCTTGTCGAAGACGATCTCGTCTCCATTACCTAGACCATTCTGCCTTTCGGTGAAGAGAGTCATACCTTCCTGGACTCTGTACTGTCTTCCCGAGGCCTCAATGATGGCATACACCTAAGAGCCACCTCCTCATGCACTAAAGATGTGCTGAAACAAGGTACCCACAGGGATTTTTGACCCGTTTCATGCACAGAAAAACTGCTCGCGATCAAAATTTTATCATAACTAGTCACTCAAGCAAACTCCACCGGTAACTTTTTCTTTACGAAACCAACAGGATCCTCTCTCCTAAAAAAGGGGCGATCACCTTTAGGGAGCGTGTTGACACTCTTACAGACCGTGATATAATCAAATACGACAACGGAGGCGTATCCTAATTGGCTAAGGAGCCGGTCTCGAAAATCGGTGGGGTTGACGCCCCTTGTGGGTTCGAGTCCCACCGCCTCCGCCAGTGGCTCAATCGTTGAAAGATGGTTGAGTCTTTTTTTATTGAAATGGTCTTTCAATTTTGGGAGAGTTCGCACCGGGAAGTTGGTCAGGCCCGGAAGGTGGTAAAATCGTTGAGAGAAAGTGAAACACTCCGAAAGAGAATATGTTGGCTTTGACTGATGGATCTTAACTGAAACGGCACAGATCTTACAGTTTCTGGCCCGGGCGGTTGGAAGTATCTTGACAATGAACGGAGGGCGTTTTTCGCCCTCGTTTTTTGGAGGTGATAAAGTGTACCTTGAGAGAGTGGCGGCTCATCTTAAGGAGAAACGAGGGAAGATAGACTACTCTGTACCCCGTGAATGGCTACCCGCAAATTACACCGGCACGGTGAAGCTAAAAGATCGCTATATATTCGTCGATCCCTCGGAGTTCGGTCATAGCATAGTGGATGGGATTTTGAAAAAGAAGCGATCAGACGTTGACTATTCAAAGTCTCTCGGAAGAATCCGGGGAGAAAGCGACAACTCCTGGCTGAAATCAGCGATAGTGTACGGTGCCTTCGTCAGATCGACGACGGCGTACCCGCATTTCGACCCGGAATTGTTCTCCGATCTCCAGTCGCCAGAATACTCTGAATCGGGGACCTTTTACAAAATGATCCTCATGCTTCCCTACCTTTCTGGGATGGGTTTCGACACGCTATACTTCCTACCTGTTACACGTTACAGCGACGCTTTCAAGAAGGGGACGCTGGGGTCGCCTTATTCGGTTAAGGACTTCTTCAACATTGACGAAAGGTACCACGATAGACTTCTTGGTAACATGAGGGTTGATGAAGAGTTCAAGGCTTTCGTTGAGGCTGCACACATTATGGGAATGAGGATAATTCTCGACTTCATTCCACGGACATCGGCCCGCGATTCCGACCTTATATTCGATCATCCTGACTGGTTCTACTGGATAGACGCAACCGGCCTGAAAGAATATGGCCCTCCAAAAATAGAAGGGCTTGGCTTTGCGCAGGCAAGCGTTGAAAATCTCGAAAAGATCTACAATTCGTCACAGGTAAAGAAGCACCTTTCGCTTTTCAGACCTTCTCCGGAAAGGATCGCTCCTGAAAGATGGATCAACTTTGTGAAGGCCAACAGAGGCAAAAAAGAATTTCTCGAAGACCTGGTGGCGGAATTCGGCGTGATAACTCCTCCGGGCTTTTCCGACTGGATAAACGACAACCAGCCGACTTGGGACGATATAACCTTCCTGAGACTCTACAGGGATCATCCCGTTCAGTCGAAGAAGTATGTCTCAGGCAACCAGCCGCCATACGTACTATTCGACGTGATTAAGTCCTCCTTCTTCCCTGGCGCTGAACCGGCCGAGGATCTCTGGGAAAGTATAGAGTCAATCATGCCCTTCTACAACGAGAATTTCGGCGTCGATGGAGCAAGGTTGGACATGGGACACGCCCTGCCGCGTGAGCTGGAGTTGAGAATCATAGAAAAGGCGAAGTCGACCGATCCCTCTTTTGCGATAATCGCCGAAGAGCTTGTTATGGGAAACGACAGGAAGGCCGCCGATTCCGGTTACGATTGCATACTCGGAAACACCTGGTGGATGGAACCTCGTGTGGCAGAAGGAAGGCTGAAGGAACTGGTCTATAAGGTTCTTCCGGGTTTGAGGATAAAAACGCTAGCGAGTGTCGAAACGCCGGACACTCCTAGAGCCGTTGCTCGCGAAAACGGCAAGGCTTTCTCTCGGTTTGCGACAGTGCTCAACTTCTTTCTACCCAATACGATTACTTATATCAACTCCGGGCAGGAAATTTTCGAGATACAGCCCATGAATCTCGGATTGGACAACAACGAGGAAGGTCGCTACGTTTTGAAACCTAACGATCCTTTCTATGGGAAACTGGCCTTCTTCGACCATTATGTGCTTCACTGGAATTCTGACGCCGATATGATCGACCTTATCACTTCATTATCGGTTCTGCGAAGAGAAAATCAGTCCCTTTTGGAAAGTGAATACCTGAAGCTCATGTGGGAAGAGGATCACCTGTCTATCGGTCTCTTCTACTGGAACGGAACAAAAGGCTTACTTATAGCGGGAAACGGCGATTTTTCTAATATGAAGGATTTATATGTCGATCTTGGCTACCATACCTGGAGGGGAGAACATAGAATCCACTGGAAGTTGAAAGACTCCTGTACCTCTTCGCATTGGAACGTTGGAGGCAATTTTCATCTGTCGCTAGGTCCCGGTGAAATCGTCGTAGCAACCGTAGAATAATGATCAGGCCCCTCACGGGGCCTGATCTTTTTATCGCCTCATTTCTTAGGTTCAACGAAAAATCTTACGGCCGTTCTCACTTCACCGTCGATTTCCACATCTGAAAAAGTAGGAATACACACTAGGTCGATTCCGCTTGGTGCCACATATCCCCTGGCTATTGCTATGGCCTTTATAGCCTGGTTCACCGCACCAGCACCTATTGCCTGAATCTCTGCGACGCCCTTCTCTCTCAAAACACCAGCCAGGGCACCAGCGACTGCGTTTGGCTTTGAGTTCGTTGCGACTTTTAGAATCTCCATGATTGCTACCTCCTTTTTGCCACTTTCAAGCTATTGGGAGGATGGTATGGTGCGCCCGGCAGGATTTGAACCCGCAACCATCGGAGCCGAAATCCGATGCTCTATCCGTTGAGCCACGGGCGCATTCCGAAGGAATAAAGAAAAGTGGGGTGGCTGGCGGGGTTCGAACCCGCGGCCGCCTGATCCACAGTCAGGCGCTCTTCCAGCTGAGCTACAACCACCATGAATAATCAGAGGATATGGCGCGCCCGGCAGGACTCGAACCTGCAACCCTCGGATTAGAAGTCCAATGCTCTATCCATTGAGCCACGGGCGCTGGAGCGGCCGACGGGAGTCGAACCCGCAACATTCGCCTTGGAAGGGCGATACTCTACCAATTGAGCTACAGCCGCATATACAGCTTGGTCGGGAAGACAGGATTTGAACCTGCGACCTCCTGTGCCCAAGACAGGCGCGCTTCCATCTGCGCTACTCCCCGTTCACGAATCCAAATATATCAGATTTTGGTCTTATCGTCAATAGTACAGAATCGTGATGTCACTTCGTATTTTACGGAGAGCAGCCTATTAACCATCACTCCCAATAGGCATGTCAAAGATCTAGGCTGATATTTAGACGTTTATTGTATAAAGCGGTTCATGGCCATCACCATGCGTGGGGACGATTGATGACGTTGTAGTAAAATAAGTATCGAGGTGGTTTATTTTGGAGGCAATATACGCCAGCGAACTTGTAAAGAAATTTGGAGAGCTACGGGCACTGGACGGCCTCTCGATAGAGATAGAAAAGGGGGACCTTTTCTATCTTCTCGGCCCGAACGGAGCGGGTAAATCGACTTTCATAAGGATCGTATCGGGATTGATGAAACCCACTTCAGGCCTTGTAAGAGTCGCAGGTATGGATTTGACAGCTTCACTTTCAAAGGTGCGTCAAAAGGTCTCTCTTGTAAGCGAAAAGGCGATACTCTACGACAACCTCTCACCCGTGGAGAATCTGCTCTTCTTCGCATCTATGAGCGGAATAGGGAGGAAGGCGGCTCTGAGAAAAATCTTTGAGCTTCTGGAAAGGGTTGATATGCTCGACTGGAAAGACAAACCGGTGAGAGTCTTCTCAACAGGTATGCGCCAGAGGATCAATTTTGTGAGGGCTCTGATAAACGAACCTGAGATAATTTTTATGGATGAGCCGACTCTCGGCCTCGATCCCCGTACTACAATCACCATAAGGGGGATGGTTGGGGAAATCAACCGCTCGGGAACGACCGTCGTTCTTACCACCCATATGATGAGAGAGGCCGAGGGGATGGCCAAGCACATAGGCATAATGCACAAGGGAAGGTTGCTCGCCTCGGGTGATCTCGAAAGTCTGAGAAGGATTATCGGGGGCGATTTAGTGCGTTTCAAGCTCTCCGGAGAGAGTGTCGGCGATCTCACCGATATCGAAGGCTATATAAGTGACAGAAAGCTCGACGGGTACCGATTGCTGGAGGTAAAACCTTCGACCAGTATAGAAAAGGTCGTCTTTTCTCTGTCTAGCAGGGGTGCCAGGCTGTTCGATATCGAGCATGTGAGACCGACTCTGGAAGAGGTCTTCATCGAGCTGACCGGTGAGGAAGGATTTTCAGACAGACCGAAGAACCAACGATCCGCCGCAACGAATACCTAGACTAACTCGTAGAAAGGATGTGCAAAACATGACCGATATCAAGCGAAACGATACTGAGATAATAAGGGTTTCCAAGAGAGAGTTCAAAGGCCACGAATTTCTGGATCTTAGGATCTACTACGAGGGCGACGACGGGCAGTACAAACCCACCAAGAAGGGCATAACGCTCAATCCAAAACTCGTCGGTGAACTCATAGAGGCCCTGAACAAAGAGAAGGATTCCGAACCGGAAAGAGAGTGAAAGAACCTTCGAACCGTAGGAGGATTTGAATATACGATCTTCGTAATATATAACGAAAAAAACGTGTAACCTGTAGTTTGAAACCTACCGGCGTAAAATCCGGAGTCCGTGTCTAAGTTCCGCCCGGACTCGGGATTATTCTCAAGTTCGCCGGAAACTTTTCCATTATGCACCCCCGATGACGGCTCCCTTCCTTTTGTGTACTCTTCTAAGCTGCAAGAGGGAAAGGTTGACAACGGCCGCTATCACACCCATGGCAAAGTAAACCGGAACCGTTCCGATCCCATCAAGACAGGCGCCTATCAGGGGTGAGAAGATCGAGAAGGAAAGGTTGGCGCTCAAACTCACTATAGAAAGCTTAGTAGCCCTGAAACTGTCTTCCACTTGGTTGTTAACGTAGAATCTCATCACCGGTGTGTACATGCCTCTTACCAGCTGCCCGGGCAGGAGAAGGACTATGGAAAAGAAACCACGGAAGAGGAGAGGTAGAAGGTATGCTCCGGAGATCATGAATCCCATTGTCATAAGAACTTTCCTGGGTCTCACACTTCCCATGGTTTTGACCATGTACCTCGAAGAGAAAGCGCTCACAAGATTGAAAATGGCGAAGACAACCCCATAAAAGGCTATATCGAGATTTATCAGTTTGAAATAAGGCTCATAAAGCCAGAAAGTTGCCCTGAGCATCACACCCATCAAAGCCGCGAAGTACATCGCCCAACGTACTCTTGGCTTTTGAAAAGCCGTACCGAAAACCCTTGCAACGTGAACAAGGTAGGACTGTTTGGGTTTCATTCTTTCCGGCGGCTCGACGAACATGAGCGAAAAGATTCCCGATAAGAATAGCATCGCCACAGAGATCCAAAAAGGTATATATGGGGAGAGAGAATAGAGAAAACCGCTCGCGACGGAGCCTGCAGCCTGACCTGCGAATATCTGTGACATTGATACAGCCTCTATATTGCTGTACTCGCCCTTTCTGCCGATTCTTGACAGGCTCTCGTAAAGTATTGCAGAATCGGCTCCCGAGCTGAAAGTGAGTCCGAGACCGAACAGGACTTCAGCAATCGCGAAGGCTGCAAAACCCTTCATAAATATGTACATGGACAGTCCGATCCCCATTATCAAAGAGGAGATAACTAATGAAAACTTTCTCGAGACCCTGTCAGCGATAGAACCTGTTGGTACTTCGAAAAGCACGACGGAAACGGCCGAGATTGATTGTAAAAGCATGATCTCCGAATAGGAGAGTCCTTTGAAGATCATGTAAGGAACGAGTACCGGTCCTATTATTAGCATATTCTGTGAAAACCGAAAACGTTTGTAAACGCGAACGTTGCGTTCCATTTTCTCTCTCATGATAAGAATCTCCCGTATAAAAAAGGTGGCCTTCCGGCCACCAGTTATCGTTTACTGATAATACTCTCTAAAGCCGGTACTTCCTTAACAAATCGTCGAGAGCCTCCCTCAAGAGCGAAGACTCGGTTCGACCGAGAAGAGCGGTCAACTTCGTCAGTCCATCAAGTTGGGATTTGAGGTAGTAGTTCGACTTGAGTACCATCTTCGACTCCCTTTCAAGAGGGGCGAAGATGACCTGTCCCCTCCCTCCAATCTTAGCTTTCCTCATACCCTCAGATAGAAGGTTGAGAAGCTTCTCGACGGTTGAGGCGTTCCTGGGAAATTCTCCAACCGAGCCACTCACGGTGAATCTGACAATCTTACCCCTGCATTCGAAAGAGAGATTGGCGATAGTTTGCTTCAGATCCTGCATCTCCATAAACAGAGTTTCAAGAGTATACTCGCTGCTATAAATGAAGAATTCGTCTCCAAACCTCACATACGAAAGTTTATCGGGGAGGTTTTCTCTTAAAGTCCTATCGAGTATCTCAAAGACCCTATCACCGCAATCCCTGCCGAATTCACTGTTGATCTCCGCAAACTTGTCGATATCAATATCTGCGATTGCAAATGGTCCTTCTTTCGCGAGCTGTTCAAGTCTGCTCTTCCATTCATCGAAACTCATATATACCTCCATATATATATATTTATAAACAGATATTACACACAATATATTTCATTATCTTTTAGCCGATCTTAAATCTTCACGCCCAAGCCTGATAGAATAGTGAGAATGATATCTGAATTCATGGGAGTGATTCGATTGAAATTTCGGGGGAAGATACTGCTGATTTATCTTTTTTGTCTGGTAGGGACTTTCGTGGCTGGCTTCGATATCCAAGGCCACAGGGGCTGCCGGGGACTGATGCCGGAAAACTCTTTTCTGGCCTTTGAGTATGCTCTGGAACTGGGTGTTGATACGATAGAACTGGATACGGTCGTAACTGCCGATGGCGTGGTGGTGGTCTATCACGATTTTTTCCTAAGCCCCGAAAGGGTTCGCGAAAATGGACAATTCATAACTGAAAGAGTTCTAATCAAGGATCTGACACTTTCCCGTCTGAGAGAATACGATATCGGAAGCATAGCCGAACCCGAAAAATGGCCAGATCAACTCCAGGCAAATGGTCAAGTCATTCCCACTCTCGAAGAAGTCATTCGAATGGTGGAAGCTTATAACACGTTTTCGGAAAAGAAGGTTCGCCTGAACATTGAGATAAAAGCCTCCCCAATAGAACCGGAGTTGACGGTCGATCTGCGTCAGCATGTGGAGAGTGTAATGGATCTGGTCGAGCGGTATGGGATAGGCGAATTCGTTATTATTCAGTCCTTCTTCTGGAAAGCCTTAAAAATAGTCGATGAAATAGACGGAAATGTACTCACTGCGGCTCTAGTATCTTCGACCAACCTCGATAAGACTGCCTGGACCGATGGATTGAAACTGTGGCAATTCGGTTTTGACATTGGCAAAATGCTCGCAAGTATAGGAGTTGATATAGTAGCTCCCAGTTACACAATCATGGCAGATGGCTGGATACAAAGCGCACACGATGCAGGGCTTGATATAATTCCCTGGACGGTCAATGACACTTCCGAGATGGAGAGACTTATTGAGTTGGGCATCGATGGGATGATCACAGATTATCCCGACAGATTGATAAAGCTACTCAGGTGATCGGATATCGCCTAATAAAAAAACTTCGTCGTTATCCGCAAGATCGAGAAACCATTCAAAACATGAAGATATGAACGATACAAACACATAAACCGCAAATGAAAGGACTTATGAAATATGTATATACATAAAGCCGTTTAGAGTGCAACTCGGATCAAGAAATCGCCTTTCTTTTCCGGTATATTCTTCCCGGGAGGGATCGTTATGTATGAATGGCACGAGAACGTTCAGCAGATCATAGAGTTTATAGAGCGGAATCTGGATAATAGCCCATCGCTTTCTGAAGTAAGCGAGAGCCTTTTCTATTCGCCTTTCTATTGCACCAAGAAATTCCACGCTCTCACTGGAATGAGACTGAGGGATTATATCAGGCTTCGAAAGATCTGCAAGGCTGCACTGGAGTTACGGGACACCAAAAAATCGATAGCCGAGATAGCCCTCGATGGAGGCTTCTCCTCGCAAGCATCATTCAGTAGATCGTTCAAGAAAGCTTATTCGGTTTCTCCGAAGGAGTACAGATCCTCTCCAAGACCGATCCCCCTTCTGTTGAAAAGAATTGTCTATGATCCCTATGTTCTCGGTTTAAAAAGGAGGTGCAATTTGATCGAGAAAGAACTAGAAAAGATCAAAATGAAGGTCGAGGTGAAGTTCGAAAAACTGCCCGCACACAAGTTTATCGGGATCAGAAACATTGAAGCAAAGGGATATTTCCACTTCTGGGAGCTTCAGGAAAGCATTCCCGGTCAGGATTGCCAAACAGTTACAGGTCTGCTGGAGAGCATCCCGAGTCTTCGCGGCCAGGTCGGCGGCTGGTATTTTGAAGGTGGTAAGCATGGCTACTTGTATGGGATCGAAGTGCCGATCGATTACAAAGGAGAAGTTCCAGAAGGTATGGAGTGCTCTATTATTTCAGAGAGTGAATACATTGTCTTTTACTACCCACCATATGTATATGAGGAGAACAACGACGTAGTTATGTCAACAGTGAACGATCTTGCATGGAGCTGGAATCCAGCAGATTCCGGCTGCGAATGGAACGCTGAAAATCCGATCTACCAAAGAAGCGATCCAGAAAAATATGGCTACGCCGTTTGCCGTCCCGTGAGACCTCTGAAAAAGTGGAAATAGAAGTTGTAATGAAACCCCTGACTTCAGGGGTTTCTGATTCTTACACTTGATGATAGGTAATTCCCTCCATTTGCTGCTTTCTGAAAAAGGATTCATGAACATAGATAATATCGTTCGGAGTCTATGATTAGTAAAGACTTAACCGAAATCAAGAGTGGCCGAAAGGAGAGAATTAAGATGATAAGGGGAAAGCAAGACGATTATCCTACACTGTCGGAGATACTCCAATCATACAGCGCACTCCAGAACAAGGTTGAAAATTTTGTCAACATGAAGCCAGGCTTCTTTTTTGTGTTTTCGGCCGAAAAAATAGAGGGAAGTCGCGGGCCGTACTACATCTGCACCGTTGGAGACTCTAGGATTAGGATCGAGTCCAAGGCATGGATAGGAGACTCTGGAGTTATTGAACCGCGTGCTGGACATATAGCGCTTGCCGATTATATGCACGACGAGAAGTACGGACTCAGTATAAAGGTGAAGCGAAATTTCACGCCCGATGAAATGGAGGCTTATAGTGCGGGCTCTATCACCAAGCTCATACCGGTCATTAGCAATATCGCCGCTCTCAGATCCGAAATACAACGGCTGATCGAGAGTGTGAAAAATGAGTTTTTGAGAGAATTACTCGATAGTTTGCTGGGAAAAAATGGATCCTGCCAAGAATTTTTCGACTCTCCAGCAGCCAAGACTTATCACCACGCCCTAATAGGTGGTCTCGCCAGTCACAGTCTGCAAGTAGCCAGGTATGCCCTGGGTATATACGAGCTCTCGCCTTCGCGAGATAGTATCGACAGGGATATTCTGGTTGTCGCCGCGCTTCTGCACGATATAGGAAAGGTAAAAACCTATTCAACCGACGATTATGCCTTCGAATACACCGATCGCGGTCAGCTCGAGGAACATATAGCGATAGGAATAAGGATTCTTGAGAGAGCGATCGTGAAGATCGACGGCTTTCCCGAGACTCTGGCCAGCGAGCTGATCCACGCGATTATAAGCCATCACGGTGAATTACAGTACGGTTCTCCCGTCACACCCAAGACCAGAGAGGCGTTCATTCTAGCGCTGTGCGACA
This portion of the Mesotoga infera genome encodes:
- the rpsI gene encoding 30S ribosomal protein S9 translates to MADFVDYYGTGRRKTAVARVHLRPGSGKYLINGKEYGDLKGYLSNDAWVRHALKPVVMTNTIGRFDMLIRVDGGGLAGQAGAISLGIARALVKFSPDLKGLLRQNGLLSRDSREVERKKYGLKKARRAPQFSKR
- a CDS encoding stage V sporulation protein S; this encodes MEILKVATNSKPNAVAGALAGVLREKGVAEIQAIGAGAVNQAIKAIAIARGYVAPSGIDLVCIPTFSDVEIDGEVRTAVRFFVEPKK
- the rpmA gene encoding 50S ribosomal protein L27, yielding MARKSAGRSNGRDSNPKYLGIKRGEASLVKAGTIIVRQRGTKIHAGNNVGLGRDHTLFALVDGKVHFELRNNRKYASVYSE
- a CDS encoding ABC transporter ATP-binding protein; its protein translation is MEAIYASELVKKFGELRALDGLSIEIEKGDLFYLLGPNGAGKSTFIRIVSGLMKPTSGLVRVAGMDLTASLSKVRQKVSLVSEKAILYDNLSPVENLLFFASMSGIGRKAALRKIFELLERVDMLDWKDKPVRVFSTGMRQRINFVRALINEPEIIFMDEPTLGLDPRTTITIRGMVGEINRSGTTVVLTTHMMREAEGMAKHIGIMHKGRLLASGDLESLRRIIGGDLVRFKLSGESVGDLTDIEGYISDRKLDGYRLLEVKPSTSIEKVVFSLSSRGARLFDIEHVRPTLEEVFIELTGEEGFSDRPKNQRSAATNT
- a CDS encoding alpha-amylase family glycosyl hydrolase, which translates into the protein MYLERVAAHLKEKRGKIDYSVPREWLPANYTGTVKLKDRYIFVDPSEFGHSIVDGILKKKRSDVDYSKSLGRIRGESDNSWLKSAIVYGAFVRSTTAYPHFDPELFSDLQSPEYSESGTFYKMILMLPYLSGMGFDTLYFLPVTRYSDAFKKGTLGSPYSVKDFFNIDERYHDRLLGNMRVDEEFKAFVEAAHIMGMRIILDFIPRTSARDSDLIFDHPDWFYWIDATGLKEYGPPKIEGLGFAQASVENLEKIYNSSQVKKHLSLFRPSPERIAPERWINFVKANRGKKEFLEDLVAEFGVITPPGFSDWINDNQPTWDDITFLRLYRDHPVQSKKYVSGNQPPYVLFDVIKSSFFPGAEPAEDLWESIESIMPFYNENFGVDGARLDMGHALPRELELRIIEKAKSTDPSFAIIAEELVMGNDRKAADSGYDCILGNTWWMEPRVAEGRLKELVYKVLPGLRIKTLASVETPDTPRAVARENGKAFSRFATVLNFFLPNTITYINSGQEIFEIQPMNLGLDNNEEGRYVLKPNDPFYGKLAFFDHYVLHWNSDADMIDLITSLSVLRRENQSLLESEYLKLMWEEDHLSIGLFYWNGTKGLLIAGNGDFSNMKDLYVDLGYHTWRGEHRIHWKLKDSCTSSHWNVGGNFHLSLGPGEIVVATVE
- the dnaG gene encoding DNA primase, which encodes MFTKEELDEIKKAINIVDFIGRYVNLQKAGSSYRGLCPFHNDNDPSFYVHPQRGFYHCFGCGEKGDLISFYQKIESISFSEAIRRLADLAGVQIKIDNGESEYDRYTSVLTRLSGLYSCELFESRNSSILEYLVNERKISESTIREFQLGYSPNNGTFGTFLASKLSVDEKTMIDMGIAYRRGGSLKDRFEGRLIVPISNESGRIVGFGGRLTSGGQGSKYINSPETRYFQKNRLLFNLSRARGVIKELDYAVIVEGYFDVMALYQAGVVNVVGLLGTALTEGHLRILGNYTKNLLFFLDSDSAGQSASLRSIDIAEKMDFSTAVAMVKGAKDPAELFALKGSQGISDALSMSIPGSIFRVEFYSRKLDLSLSQAKKHLIEYLKPYIEAFGSSGNFSAREMTLRALSEKTGFSEDELVRFTRKESRELDQLDQKTPINLRNKDILRVYLQYPILRSRAARQLELLEQRKEFRELLRGMKKGLELEELLDLVDVELGRELIELASSCIDESTALKILDSTGEYTNKRLVEEQIAEIDRRLSTLEDEEAKAALLIRRIELRRLLVKRKRGGD
- the rplU gene encoding 50S ribosomal protein L21, encoding MYAIIEASGRQYRVQEGMTLFTERQNGLGNGDEIVFDKVLLVRDGEGTKVGKPYVDGAKVVGKVVSHGRGKKVLVVKFGPRKNFDRVNGHRQWFTEVTIEKIELGVK
- the rplM gene encoding 50S ribosomal protein L13 codes for the protein MKIQKTPLCRWAVTHSKVQTKRKGEIEKTLGYLVDHNGNKIERKWYLIDATDVPLGRLAGQVAMVLMGKNKPLYTPHIDTGDFVIVVNADKVKLTGKKLDQKIYYRHSGYPGGIKERTARQMMEKAPDRVIRLAVKRMLPKKALGDKMLKKLKVYAGPEHDHQAQKPELVVLVK